The sequence AAGATCATTAAGGAGATACTCAAAAGATTGAATCGCACAGTACTTAGTGTACCTTCATACACAGTTGGACTAGAGTCTCGAGTGAAGGACATTAACTCATGGTTACAGGATGAATCCAGTGAAGTTGGCATTGGGATGATCTGTGGActtggtggcgttggaaagactACTGTTGCTAAAGTAGCTTACAACTCTAATTATGATAGATTTGATGGGAGTTGCTTTCTTGCAAATGTCAGAGAAATCTCTAAGAAACATCTAAATGGTCAGGTTTATTTGcaaaaacaaatttttgaaagtattttgaaaggcagaaaggaaaaaatatacaatGCTGATGAAGGAATTGTCAAAATGAAAGATGCTATTGGCAACAAAAAGGTTTTTATTGTATTTGATGACGTGGATCAGCTGGATGTCTTAGATTCACTTATTGGAACAAGGGATTGGTTTTATCCGGGGAGTAAAATTCTCATTACGACAAGGTGTGAGAAACTGTTGAAGTCCTATGAGAGGCACATGCTATTCAAGATAAAGGAACTTGGAGATGACGAGTCTCTAAAGCTCTTCAGTTGGTATGCTTTTGCACAAGACCACCCATTAGAAGAGTTCAAGATGCTTTCAACAGAAGCAATACAGCATTGCTGTGGGCTTCCGTTAGCTCTTTATGATTTGGGTTCGTTTCTTTCAGGGAGAGGTATGGATATATGGAGGAGTAAATTGCAGAAATTGGAAGCAATCCCTCATAGCAGAGTTCAAAAGAATCTTGAGATAAGCTGCGAGTCTCTAGATGATCATGACCGGAGGTTGTTCCTCcttatttcttcattatttgTTGGGAAGGACAAAGATTATGTTATCAAATTTTTAGAGAATGGCGATTTGCACCCAACAGTTGGAATTCAGAACCTCATTGACAGATCCCTCATCAGCATTGGTGACGAAAATAAGGTGATGATGCCTCCACTTATTCAGGACATGGGGAAAGAAATTATTCGTCGAGAATCACAAGATGATCCCGAGAGATTGTTGTGCAAATGGTTGAACCAATGCGGTCTGCATGACTTGACAGAAAACAGTGTAAGAATTTTGACTTTTGCATTCATTTTAAGCTTGTCTTGGTAGATTCTCAAAGTGTTCTTGTTTCTCACAAAATCTTTCTGCAACAGGAAACTGATGCAGATGGAGTTGACCTCCCAGGCACGCATCTGCCAGAAGATGGTCTTGTCCCAGCACTTGAAAAGGCGTTTTGTTGGACTTCTTTCGACATTCCCCTTATCTGGTGGGCTCAAAAGATTCTTCCCGTGATGAGAAAAGTACTTGTGAAGACGCCTTCTTTCTTTCGGAAAAACCAACATTTTACTACTTAATCTTGTGGAGCTAGAAGATATACATGAGTGTTGTGTGAGGCGGCGGGGCTTCAATAAGGATCATTATCCGATAATATCTGAGCATTTCTTTTGCTTGACATACCGTCTTAGTTGCACAAATCTGTTAGTTGCAGAGGTATATCTGTCCTGTTCTTTTTCATCAGCTTCAGGTGGGCAATGGcgtaaattatgttttattaacTCATTGTACAGTCATAGGATCATTTCTTGCTAGCTGCATAGTTTACTTCAGCAAACAGTTCACTGGAAGGAACTAAAAATGTAATCTTTAACCATTCCTTTTTAGTCTCTCAAAAAATATCTGAAGTTTTACCtcttttatatttctaattaaattttattgacTATCAAGGGTACCATATCCAACTTTTACATGAGTTGATTCATAGTGAATATATAATGTGTTTGGTTATTTACTCTGCATCAATCATAGTAGGAATTAAAACTCGATCTTTACCCTTTAGTGGTAAATGATGATTGGCTAAAACGTAATGCTTAAAGAATAAAGAGGATATTTACTTGTAATCAAGGGTCTGATCTAGTGTGgttaatgaaataatattagaaTCATAATATTTTGATGAACAAGTTATTCGATATTTGTACAGGCAATATTAGGTACTCTATTGAATTAGTGCATGTCCGCGTAAGTtattatagaagaaaaaaagaagggatTCGACTTGTTATTTCAAACAATGGGATTTCAAGAATTTGCTTCTTCACATGGAGTCTGGAATAATAATATGCCaatattgaaaaggaaaaatacaaATATCAGAATCAGATCCACTAATAATTGTCTTTTAGACTTTGGAGTCTAAAATCCATCTTCACACGCTTAAAGGAGGTATATTCATCTTCTTGGACATGTCAGTGTTTAAGggttataaaatatcaaaaataaaaagttcaataACGTAATAGGACTTCCGTAAAATTTAGGTGTATAGTTGAGAATTGACTAATAGATTGAGGAATCATTTGGCCATTTACTCTAAAAATTCTAACAAACATAGAAATTTGTGACTCAAAGGACTATTGGGTGCCAGTCCATTGAGGATAAATAGCAAGACTTAGAAGAGAGtacttatttgaattttgaagctaAAATCCAAATCTAAAAATGGCTTTAGGCAGAATGTAAAAACCAAAGTCAAAGAAAAATCTTGCACTCAAAGAAATAGTAGTCATATCTCCTATGATTGTGTTTGACTGTATATGGAATTCAAAAGTAATGGaaggttttttaaaatttataatctgAAACAAAGTTTGAATATTTATGCGATTATAAATTATCTAGTTACAAGAATAAGTGATTTTCAGTTAAACTATTACTTTGTATTTTATTTCTTGCTGTTTCTAAGGAAATTTTTCCCCCCCTATAAATGTCCAATATAAGGATAAGTATGTGATTTAGATAAGAACCCTTAATTTGCCTTAAAAAGACAAATCTGTTTTGTGTTGAAACAGAATTAGCTTAAATAAAAGGATACATGTTGATTCTCTTAAGGTCTTAATCATGGAAAGAAAAAAGTAaccaaataatataaattttcccAATATAAGTATTCTAGAATATAGTTTATATATCAGTTGAAAAGTAGTCatacttttattttcattatttaaacTTAAGCAATTGTTTTTCAGAAGGTTGACATTAAAATCTTGAACATATGGTAGGAACCTCTGTCCCAAATACTTGTCGTGCTTTGCTTTTCGAGAATCAGTTTGACTGATTTTTGGAGCTAACGTGCttgaactaatttaaaattaaaatttaaatatttaaaaaatatatgaaaaatattatatgttgcAATTCTtctcatatcaatatgatgaaaatatacgTGATAATTGTTGTCAAAATTTCATATAGTTTGACTCTCGAGAAACaaaatatgacaaatatttTGGGAAGGAGGGACTAACACCTTCTTACCTTGGTTTTTCCAAATGTAGCTGCAATTAATAATAGATAAACTGTGTAGTAATTTTAACTGCATAATATGTATAGCCAATTTGTTGTCATTTTCTAGGTTAGTTAGTGATATTTAGACCTTAGGTTATGTAAATTTTTTAGAATATATGTGGTTCCTGTTGATTTGACATGTTAAACAATGCATGTACCTTCTTAGACTGCTTGCAGATGCAACATCACCTATTTTATCTCTTCAAGGCTTCTAAAGAATTGCTTCTCAAAGAACAATCTCTTATCTGTGAttgatcaaaaaaaaaaagcaaaaaatgtCTCAGTTTACTTATCATGCATTTCTGAGTTTGGCAACAAAAATAGGCAAGTCTTTTGGAAATCATCTTCATTCAGCTTTATCAAATGCTGGTATTCGCGCATTCAGtgttgatgaacttgatatagATGAAAAAGGGTGCAAAGAATTGCAGAAAACAATTCAAGAATCAAGAATTCTCATTGTTGTCTTGTCAAAAGACTACACCTCTTCAGACAGGTGCCTTGATGAACTTGTGTTTATACTTGAGAGCAAGAAACTTTTTGGACGTTTCGTTTTACCTGTGTTTTATGATGTGGATCCATCTGAAGTCAGGAAGCAAAAAGGGTGTTTTGAACAAGATTTTTTAATGTATGAAGAGAGGTTTAAATCCGGGACCGAGGAAAGGAGACTGGAATGGCTGCAGAAGGTGAAGAAATGGAAGACTTCTCTAACAGAAGTTGCTGATTTGGGAGGAATGGTCTTACAGAATCAATCCGATGGGTAAGCTCTTACTAGAATTACAAAATTgttttattccattttctaagATGATTTTTCGTGTGACTGAAAATGGAAGTCGTCGTAATTTTCAGGTGTGAGTCAAGGTTTATTCAAGAGATTGTGAAGGTGGTTGCAGGAAGACTAAATCGCGCAGTTCTGAGTGTAGCTCTCCACCCCGTTGGAATAGATTCTCGAGTTAAAGACATAAATCTCTGGTTGCAGGATGGATCAACTAGTATTGATATGATGGCTATATATGGTATGGGGGGTCTAGGTAAATCTACCCTTGCCAAGACTGCTTATAATCTTAACTTTGATAAATTTGATGGCTGCAGCTTTCTTGCTGATGTGAATAAAACTTCAGAAAGATATGATGGCTTGGTAAGTCTACAAAGACAACTTCTTTCAGATGTTCTAGGGAAGAAGGTTGAAAAGATATACAATGTCGATGAAGGAGTCATCAAGATTCAAGAGGCCATCCATCGCAGAAGAATTCTTCTTGTTCTCGATGATGTGGATGATCGAGATCAGCTAAATACGGTTCTTGGGATGCGAGAATGGTTTTATCCAGGTAGTAAAATAATCATAACAACCAGAAATCAGCACCTGTTTGATGCTAGTGAGGCCTGCAGTTGTAAGATGTATAAGGTCATGCCTTTGAATGCTCAAGAATCGATTCGACTCTTCAGCTGGCATGCTTTTGGAAAAGAAAAACCATCAGAAGATCATGAGGACCTTACAGAAAAGGTGATACTTCATTGTAAAGGGACTCCTTTGGCTCTCAAAGTTTTAGGTTCTTCTCTTTGTGACAGAAGTATAGAGGTGTGGGAGAGTGCATTAAGGAAGTTACAGGCAATCCCTGACAATAAGATCTTGGAAAAACTTAGAATCAGCTACGATTTgctggatgatgatgatgtacAGAAAATATTCCTTGATATTGTCTGTTTCTTTGTGGGGAAGGATAGAGACTATGCAGTTACTATACTCGATGGATGTGGTTTTTTCTCAGTAGTAGGAATTCAAATTCTTTCAGATAGATGCCTGGTAGAAATGGACAAGGATAAGCTGAAAGTGCATTCATTGATTCAAGATATGGGAAGAGAAATTATCCGCCTAGAATCCCCTTGggagcctcggaaaagaagtaGAGTTTGGCGATACAGAGATTCCTTCAATATATTGAGTACAAAAGCTGTAAGAATCTCACTCTTTGGTACTTATATGCATTATGATCGGCTATAATGAATAAACAATTGTTGTTTTTCTATCAGGGAACTGAAAATATTGAAGGCCTGGTTCTTGACAAGGGAATGTCCAATAAATTGTCCAAAGCAGTCAAATCTGTCCGATCGTATTTCTTCAGTGAAGATGCTGGTCCGATAGGTCATGGCTATCCAAGAAAACGCCGCAAGCATTTGGAGCATTTTGATGATGCCAGCACAGAAGGTTCAGACAGTATAGAATTTGAAGCTGATGCATTTTCCAGAATGCAGAGGCTGAGGATTCTCCAGCTTAGTTATGTAAGCTTAACTGGATTCTTTAGTTTGTTTCCGAAAAGTCTAAGATTACTATGTTGGTCTGGATTTCATATGAAGATCATCCCTGAGGATCTCCCTCTAGAGAGCCTGGTTGCccttgaaatgaaaaaaagttatttggaAAAAGCCTGGGAGGGAATTAAGGTATGTTATAAATGTGCTACCTTTCGATCAATTGCAGGAAAATGACTTTTGAATCAGACTTTAACTTTACTTCTTACTTTATGTTGCAGATTCTTACATCATTAAAGATCCTCAACTTTAGTCATTCCCATTTTCTAAAAAGAACTCCTGATTTTTCTGGACTTCCCCATTTGAAAACTTTGATCCTGAAAGACTGCATTAAGTTGGTCAATATTCATGAATCAATTGGATGCCTTGATGGACTTGTCTATATGAACTTGAGAGACTGCAAGAATCTAAGGAGACTCCCTGGAAGCTTTTATAAGCTCAAATCCTTAGAAAAACTTATAATCTCTGGCTGTTCTAGACTAGTTACATCAGCAATAGAGCTAGGCAAGTTAGTATCTTTGACAATCCTGCAGGCTGATGGAATGAATTTTGGTCATTTAGTCCCTGTGGGTGGTAACATGAATTCATGGAATGCCCTCTGGAAAACTTGGTCATCAAAGTTGAGAAGATCCCCAGGCTCTAACCAGTTTTCGTTCTCTTCTTTATCAAGTTCGCTCGTCAGCTTAAGTCTTTCTAGTTGCAACTTAACAGACGATGCTCTATCCTTTGGCCTCAGCAACCTTCCCTCATTATGCTTCTTGAATCTAAGTGAAAACTTGATTTATAACCTGCCTCAGAGTATCAAAAATCTTGGTAAGCTCCAAGACCTTTGGTTAGATGGATGTCAAAGCCTCCTATCTCTGCCAGAGCTTCCGTCAAGCCTTGTTAAGCTGAAAGCAGTTAGATGCTCATCACTGCAAACAGTCACAAATCTACCAAACCTAATGACAACTCTCTTTTTAGATGTCATGGAAAGTGAGAGCTTAACTGAGATTTCAGGAATTTTCAAGCTAAAGCCCATTGataattttgaagttgaaatattGAATACTCTACGCCTTCTTCTCAACCTAGATAACACATTCGATACAGTGGTGGAAATATTTAATAGGTTCACCAAAACAAAAAGGATGTATTCAGTACAGCAGGTTAGTTTTGTTTCTTACTGTTAACTTTCTCCTCAACCTGTTGtgcaaattcaattttaattaccttttctttttcctttttgacaTCAGGGACTCTATGAATTTGGAATCTTCAGTACTTCTTTTCCAGGAAATGAGGTTCCAAGCTGGTTCAGCAACAAAAGTGAACAGAGATTGTTGACATTGTATGTGGATTCACTTCCTAATATCAAGATAACAGGACTGCTCATTTGCATCGTCTATGAACGTTCTAGTCCTCTTATATTTCGCTATTTTAGTGACAGTAAATTTGGGGGCTCGCATACAATCGACATCAAAGTCCAAAACATTACACAGGGTCTTAAGTGGATTTATGCCCCATCATTCATTGGTATTCCAGGAGAGAACAACAGGTTGACATTTTTATGCCACTGGAAGTTTGGCAAGTATTTACAAACAGGTGATCAGATTAATGTTTCATTGCCTTGTTGGGATAAAACTTTTAAGATGAAAGAGTTTGGAGCTACACTTGCTTATAACAATCCAGATTTAGACCAGTCCTCAGCATCTACTAGTGAAACAAGAGTTCTTGCAACGCGACATACTCCAATTAGTGAATATCAATCCGAAGAAATTGTCATGGAAGGCTTCATGCCTTCATATCAGTTGGCGGTTCATCATTACTATCTTTCTCACCCTGAGTACTATGTGATGCGTGACGATGCAGATTTCGTTGTGAGGTCAATCTTGAACGAGAAATTGTTCGAGGTTTATGATGTGCAGTCTGCAGGTTCAGGTTTGTGTTTCTTCTTATATATATCTTGAATATCAAAAACTTTATCATGACATATACTCATTTATGTACTATTGGATGATCATGTATTATATATGGTCTATTGATGGAGCAGGGGCAGAAgaagaggatgatgatgatagGATCTTCGATTATGACGACGATGAAGATGAAGAGGCTGCACTAGCAGAGCTCGAGGAGCTGTTGGAAAGATCTTGGTGAAGGAAATGAAACAATGGTGCAGCAGTTTTAACCTAAGTTGCTTggactctccaaaaatattGTTGCACTCGTGTCGTATCCTTCAGAAATATACTATTTTTGGAGGATTCGACACGCATCCGTCCACACttttgaagagtctgagcaacGTAGATTTAAACACATTGACAGAGCTAAAACAGTTGGTTATATTTGAAGGTGAATGATTTATAAACACATTGGTTCTTTTCCTTGGTCCCTTGATTATAGCTGCAcaaatgatatttttgttttagatcacaaatttaaaaaatctctttcttttataaaattttgtattaagtAAAATAATGTCACATTAGTTGTACTCTAGTTTCACTtcatttttagtctttttcttaaaaaatattatttgattataattaaaaataatttaattttaatattatgtcAAATCAAATGATGTCATATAAAATAAACGAATAATAATTTCTTCTCATACCCCAAAAAATCATTAATCCATTGAATACATGAGGAAAACAGTCTCTCTTATCCACTCAAAATTAGGATTGTTTGGCCTGCAGCCTCTCCCCTTGAGAGATGAATCTTGCTCCAATCTCATTCAATGTCTCATCTTCTACAGTTGCAAGTTTTCAGATAGCTTCTTCACATTCACAGTCCTTGCCGTTGAGGAGGAGTATTACTCCTTCAGCAATTGGGTCCAGAAAAGTTATTCCAGCGCGAGACCGAGTCATAGATTTTGGAAAATACAAAGGTAAAATGCTGGGAACACTCCCATCTAAGTACCTCAAATGGGTGACAAAGAATCTCCGAGCTCGAGATTTTGAAGAATGGGCTCAGCTAGCAGATCAAGTCCTCTCTGACCCTATCTATAAGGACCGAATTGAATGGGAGTTTGCCCAAAATCTCCTCAACGGCGACGTTTCACCGGCACGGACGCAGAGTGCCGTTTCCGAGTTGCTGGAAATCAGCACCAGATTCCGTTGGGACAATGAGGATAAGTTGGGTTGGAGCAAAATTGATTTTGAGTTACTTGGGACCTCTAAAGGTGGTCGAATACCAAGGCTTTCTGATTCCCCCAATAATTCAATTAGGgttgaagataaaaaaaagggtACAAATGGAGTTGATGGAGAAAAAGACAATAGGGAGAGAGGACGGGAAAGGATAAAGTTACAGAGGAGACAGAATGAATCTGGCCAACGTTCAACTAGTGTTACACAGAGAATAGCGAATTCTGATCATTTCAATCCACTCAAATCAGACCCAATCCGCTCATTTGACGCCTCTAATAGCGGCAGAACGGAAACTCCAAGTCGTTTTCCGGGTCGTGAATCCCTGTTGAAGAAAGCATTGTCTCTTGGTACCAGAAAAAATACCTCAAATTAATGAATTTGTGAAACTTGGAGGTAGAAACACATTTTCATTTAGTGTAATGAGATATGTTTAACCTTAACCAAAATAATCAACATTTGTTTCTTTATGTAACGATACCAGTTAATGATCAAGTGTGTTATACGTCTATCTTGTGTCAATcaatataaatacaatattgAAGACCAACAAAAATTGTTTGAATTAATGTAACATGTGTCTTCTTTGGTTAATGATAAACTCACTTTCCCAATATTGCAAAGTTAATAACTTTATTATCCATTGTTTTCACATAAAATTACtcaacttttattttcaactcaatAGTCGAGACTCAATAATGACTTCTTTGCACAGAAAGTCATTCAgcctatttaattattttttcattaaaatttagtcacatgaaatttaattattaaccaaaattttaagaatcaaatatatattcatctAAACCATTTAATAACCCGTCCATTTAATTAGACCcgcttaaaatataaaattaaacattttatgTTACCATTAATTTCCTAAATCATTTCCCATTGAACattgaacattttattttaccaTTAATTTGCTAAAAGAATGTGGGAGACAAGGGATAATGATTTAGGAAATTAATGGTAAAATAAAtgttcaatattatatttttagcaGATCGAATTAAATGGAGCGGGTCATTAAATGAGTACATAtttgattcttaaaattttggttaataattaaaattttatgtcactaaattttaatgaaaaaaacaatcaaatagGTTAAGTGATTTTCTGTGCAAAGAAgtcatagttgagtgacttttgagttgaaaatgaaagttgagtgactttttgtgcaaataaactataattgagacacttttgagttgaaaatgaaagttaaGTGACTTTATGTGAAAACAATTGTTATTTGAGTGACCATCAAATTTATTAACTCCAATATTGCATGTACTCAACATAGACACCGCCACTTTGCCTTACTATGAAAATACActacattttatttcattaaccAATCTTTATTCAATACATCAATCAACCTGAATGAAAATCAATCCAAAAGAGCAGATATCAATCTTATTAACAAACTAGTCCTGGACACGTGCTTTGCACGTGAGTtccacaaaaatataatatgttgtAGGAGTTACATTAAATCCAAATTGTGATGAATTTCACAAATGATTTAAcgaaaaaatatacaaatgaaataaatgaacaatCAACCTATATAAATAACTATTGTAAAATGTAAATGTCAAATAATTAGATATTTCGATAACCTGTCAGATTTGGACAACATAATTAAATGTGCtaaataatttcctttttatgttattagGTCGAAACATACAATATATTAGTTTGTCACTTTTATAAGAAGGGACAATACAAACATAACATACCTTCTTAATTTGTACCAAAGTTTGAATTAACATATGTACTTGTAACAAGTATATAAGTTGTCTTCATATTACATTCACATGACATAGTGTTCTTCTTTGTAGCATGAACAAAAATTTCAATAGTTTGATCGtgattatttttcatacttcttctcatactttaatttttaaatcctttttttctcttactttattatttttttctgtaaCATTACTGTTTTGTATCCTTTgccttaatttttttcttcccttttcgttTATGTTTCATccattttattttgattgttttcttacatccacattttcattcataaaaaataaaaataaaaggattatctacaaacacaaaataattaaaagtgaatttctTTTCACTTTTGACTGTAATTTATAATGtgtaaaattgattttaaagatttaaaattGTTCtatatgaattcatgaaatgatataaaataattaaaataatttaaccttcatatttcaaatcatgattCATAAGTAAACATGCATACACATTTCAAGATGGTGAATGCAATGTGAAAATGCTTTCttgtcaaaaattcaaaaaataaatatgaaatattgtTTAATTAAACTTACTGATCATAGAGAgcatagaaaaataatttctgaGTGGCTTGACTCCATCTTTGCATTCACTGATTCACAAATTATGCTTATCGAGTAATCCATGAACATCcccatatatataattgttaatAATTACATTGAAGTTGACAATAATAATGTGAAGTAAGTGACATCAAGATAACTCTTCagttttaaaatgtttgaacTTTCGCTAATAACTTTCTATCTTCCAATATCTTTATTACACAATATAATGCACATTTGAATACCTTAAAACTGCTCTAATTTATATCTAgttttgtatttaattattagaatatattttttattttgtacataaaaaaatatttaaataaaagacaaaatgataattcaactttgaggttagaggcttctcacttataataataataataatagacaAGTTCCTACCTTCCTTAGAGTATTTCATTAATTCAGCATTAAATGTTGCGATGTTTCTCTTCAACAAAGTTTTCATTGAACGATTGAGATTAACCTATTTGGGTATCCACGATCTTTGAATGAATCTTCAAACTCCATCTAAGAATTTAATAGCAAAAGCTCAGATTTTGTTCCAAATTGAGATATAACATTTCtatatagaaaatgaaattgatgatttgatATAATGATAATGAATTCAACTTTTATATTAGGACTCTATTTTTCTCTCTTATTTCACAACGATGCTAGAATCATAAAGACCTAAAAGTGGGATAGGGGTGGGGGAAGGGAGGCCAATAACAACAAGATTctaaattcttgaatatttttaactaaaaaattaattctttttccgATGGATTCAAATTGAAAAGGAAGGCTTACAACTTTGTGATTATCCCCGACTTTGTGATTATCGCACTTTCAAAATGTTGAATAGATTGACTTCAGGAGTGAGAGGAATGAGAGTGAGATGGAGAACCGTATGAATTAAGAAATTCTCAAGTACGATTCCAATTGAAGGAATTGAACTAACTATTCCAATCGGGGAGAACAGGTCATTCGATGGAGAGTCTGAAACTGCAGATGTTTCCTTAATGAAAGTTATATATTAGCTAGCTAGGGATAGAGATGGGTTGaatcaaaatatgatttttttttggatatgtCTGAAATGATTTCAAAGTGAATATATTTAGAAGAAATTACATAATTCGATATTTCACTATCATATATACTATTTtcacatatacttttaaaacaTTAATTTCTGGACACGTGCATTGCACGTGTATCCTAATTATATGAAATAGATACTTTTGAAATTGTAAGACAATACTAAAATATGATTGTGATGATCAGTTGTGTATGACATCAATTTGATTAAATATGtatgagattttttttctccCATTTGATGTTTCGCTAATTCGAATTCATGTGTGATATTCCACTTTGAGGGTACTTCCTATAAGATCTTTCTATTATCAAGAATTGAATTCAAAAGATTGAATTAAGAACgaacaaaaatttatcaatcaatcaacatatttgataaaaatatatatgaatttcgTCTGCACATGTTATAAAAGGGCAaacttcaaatttatttcaaattaattaattaataagggttCTTACTAACATGTTGATGACATTTTTTACTTACTAGTTTTCATGCACGCGCTTTGCGCGTGTAATCCATGAAcgtattatttcttaaaagataatactactaaataataaaatatgtttaattgagattttttactttgttttactacTAATTGTGACACTCCAATTTTCTGACCTCCAAGTGAATGCATCgagataataatatgagaaattaataaaataaactttgtttgtaattcaaaaaataagtttgcaaagctaaaaggaaaaataacaactatctaaattaaaattcttgATAGTTCGAATAAAGCTAGATAGTGTAAGATTAACTTTGAGTGAAGGAAAACAAaaccttttaacttttttaatgaatgtgttttaagtat comes from Solanum pennellii chromosome 1, SPENNV200 and encodes:
- the LOC107028017 gene encoding uncharacterized protein LOC107028017, with product MNLAPISFNVSSSTVASFQIASSHSQSLPLRRSITPSAIGSRKVIPARDRVIDFGKYKGKMLGTLPSKYLKWVTKNLRARDFEEWAQLADQVLSDPIYKDRIEWEFAQNLLNGDVSPARTQSAVSELLEISTRFRWDNEDKLGWSKIDFELLGTSKGGRIPRLSDSPNNSIRVEDKKKGTNGVDGEKDNRERGRERIKLQRRQNESGQRSTSVTQRIANSDHFNPLKSDPIRSFDASNSGRTETPSRFPGRESLLKKALSLGTRKNTSN
- the LOC107027969 gene encoding TMV resistance protein N-like, with the protein product MATPQTRYSFHVFLSFRGEDTRKNFTDHLYTALINAGIRTFRDDDEIRRGENIESELQKGIRESKISLIVFSKDYASSRWCLDELVNILDRRKKEGHTVLPVFYTVSPEDVQNQTGSFAEAFVNHEKRGNAESGEKRKEWMEKMEKWRLALKEVAELEGMCLAKEVDGHEAKFIQKIIKEILKRLNRTVLSVPSYTVGLESRVKDINSWLQDESSEVGIGMICGLGGVGKTTVAKVAYNSNYDRFDGSCFLANVREISKKHLNGQVYLQKQIFESILKGRKEKIYNADEGIVKMKDAIGNKKVFIVFDDVDQLDVLDSLIGTRDWFYPGSKILITTRCEKLLKSYERHMLFKIKELGDDESLKLFSWYAFAQDHPLEEFKMLSTEAIQHCCGLPLALYDLGSFLSGRGMDIWRSKLQKLEAIPHSRVQKNLEISCESLDDHDRRLFLLISSLFVGKDKDYVIKFLENGDLHPTVGIQNLIDRSLISIGDENKVMMPPLIQDMGKEIIRRESQDDPERLLCKWLNQCGLHDLTENSETDADGVDLPGTHLPEDGLVPALEKAFCWTSFDIPLIWWAQKILPVMRKVLVKTPSFFRKNQHFTTLHKSVSCRGISVLFFFISFRIKKKKQKMSQFTYHAFLSLATKIGKSFGNHLHSALSNAGIRAFSVDELDIDEKGCKELQKTIQESRILIVVLSKDYTSSDRCLDELVFILESKKLFGRFVLPVFYDVDPSEVRKQKGCFEQDFLMYEERFKSGTEERRLEWLQKVKKWKTSLTEVADLGGMVLQNQSDGCESRFIQEIVKVVAGRLNRAVLSVALHPVGIDSRVKDINLWLQDGSTSIDMMAIYGMGGLGKSTLAKTAYNLNFDKFDGCSFLADVNKTSERYDGLVSLQRQLLSDVLGKKVEKIYNVDEGVIKIQEAIHRRRILLVLDDVDDRDQLNTVLGMREWFYPGSKIIITTRNQHLFDASEACSCKMYKVMPLNAQESIRLFSWHAFGKEKPSEDHEDLTEKVILHCKGTPLALKVLGSSLCDRSIEVWESALRKLQAIPDNKILEKLRISYDLLDDDDVQKIFLDIVCFFVGKDRDYAVTILDGCGFFSVVGIQILSDRCLVEMDKDKLKVHSLIQDMGREIIRLESPWEPRKRSRVWRYRDSFNILSTKAGTENIEGLVLDKGMSNKLSKAVKSVRSYFFSEDAGPIGHGYPRKRRKHLEHFDDASTEGSDSIEFEADAFSRMQRLRILQLSYVSLTGFFSLFPKSLRLLCWSGFHMKIIPEDLPLESLVALEMKKSYLEKAWEGIKILTSLKILNFSHSHFLKRTPDFSGLPHLKTLILKDCIKLVNIHESIGCLDGLVYMNLRDCKNLRRLPGSFYKLKSLEKLIISGCSRLVTSAIELGKLVSLTILQADGMNFGHLVPVGGNMNSWNALWKTWSSKLRRSPGSNQFSFSSLSSSLVSLSLSSCNLTDDALSFGLSNLPSLCFLNLSENLIYNLPQSIKNLGKLQDLWLDGCQSLLSLPELPSSLVKLKAVRCSSLQTVTNLPNLMTTLFLDVMESESLTEISGIFKLKPIDNFEVEILNTLRLLLNLDNTFDTVVEIFNRFTKTKRMYSVQQGLYEFGIFSTSFPGNEVPSWFSNKSEQRLLTLYVDSLPNIKITGLLICIVYERSSPLIFRYFSDSKFGGSHTIDIKVQNITQGLKWIYAPSFIGIPGENNRLTFLCHWKFGKYLQTGDQINVSLPCWDKTFKMKEFGATLAYNNPDLDQSSASTSETRVLATRHTPISEYQSEEIVMEGFMPSYQLAVHHYYLSHPEYYVMRDDADFVVRSILNEKLFEVYDVQSAGSGAEEEDDDDRIFDYDDDEDEEAALAELEELLERSW